The Leucobacter sp. UCMA 4100 genome window below encodes:
- a CDS encoding shikimate dehydrogenase family protein gives MRRLAVLGSPIAHSKSPLIHAAAYAEMGLEWQYERIECTESELAPLLTGLSNDWLGFSCTMPLKTRARELADVLDPVAQASGVVNTLARHEAGWIGANTDVGGLRMALESHGLDLTRTLVLGAGATAVSAVLAARAGGAAEVQVMARRPEAAEALGRAYAAVPGTLGHEPVWLPTAVVSTLPGPAGADLVLPETVTQAPLFDVAYDPWPSPLSKVWDDRGSDRYPGIDMLIFQAVLQIRLFVSGSTGAKLEGEERVIATMREAVASSVEE, from the coding sequence ATGCGCAGGCTCGCGGTGCTGGGTTCGCCCATTGCTCACTCAAAGTCGCCGCTCATTCACGCTGCTGCATACGCAGAGATGGGCCTCGAATGGCAGTACGAGCGCATTGAATGCACTGAATCCGAGCTCGCACCACTCTTGACTGGACTCAGCAACGATTGGCTTGGGTTTTCGTGCACGATGCCGCTCAAGACGCGCGCGCGCGAACTCGCCGATGTGCTTGACCCCGTGGCCCAGGCGAGCGGAGTCGTCAACACGCTCGCGAGGCACGAAGCGGGGTGGATCGGCGCCAACACCGACGTGGGAGGCCTGCGTATGGCGCTCGAGTCGCACGGGCTTGACCTCACACGCACGCTCGTCCTGGGCGCAGGAGCGACCGCGGTTTCTGCCGTGCTCGCTGCTCGCGCCGGTGGTGCCGCGGAGGTGCAGGTTATGGCGCGGCGGCCTGAGGCGGCAGAGGCTTTGGGTAGGGCCTATGCAGCGGTTCCCGGCACGCTGGGACACGAACCGGTGTGGCTACCGACGGCGGTCGTCAGCACGCTTCCGGGCCCCGCAGGCGCTGATCTCGTGCTACCAGAGACGGTAACTCAGGCGCCGCTCTTCGACGTCGCGTACGACCCGTGGCCGTCGCCGCTGAGCAAGGTGTGGGATGACCGGGGGAGCGACCGCTACCCGGGCATTGACATGCTCATTTTTCAGGCGGTGTTGCAGATTCGGCTCTTCGTCAGCGGTTCGACAGGCGCCAAGCTCGAGGGTGAAGAACGCGTGATTGCCACTATGCGCGAAGCGGTGGCAAGTTCTGTGGAAGAATAG
- the pyrR gene encoding bifunctional pyr operon transcriptional regulator/uracil phosphoribosyltransferase PyrR: MYTRTVLEGAEITRALRRISHEIIEANKGPHGLLLVGIPTRGVALAHRIAQHIEQIEGVTVPVGSLDVTMYRDDLDRHPTRVTGPTDMPAEGVDGITVVLVDDVLFSGRTVRAALDALGDHGRPVAVRLASLIDRGHRELPIRADYIGKNLPSAKSERIQVHLVEHDGIDQVTISSTEAAGEAGA, encoded by the coding sequence GTGTATACGCGAACGGTGCTCGAAGGTGCCGAGATTACTCGCGCACTTCGCAGAATCTCACACGAGATCATAGAAGCAAACAAGGGCCCTCATGGGCTCCTGTTGGTTGGCATACCCACGCGCGGGGTCGCTCTCGCGCATCGTATTGCCCAGCACATCGAACAGATCGAGGGAGTGACGGTGCCCGTCGGGTCGCTCGACGTCACGATGTACCGTGACGACCTCGACCGCCACCCCACGAGGGTCACGGGCCCGACCGACATGCCGGCCGAGGGCGTTGATGGCATCACCGTCGTGCTCGTCGACGATGTCCTCTTCTCAGGCCGCACGGTGCGTGCTGCGCTCGACGCACTCGGCGATCACGGTCGCCCCGTTGCGGTGCGGCTCGCCTCGCTCATCGACCGGGGTCACCGGGAGCTCCCGATTCGGGCCGACTACATCGGCAAGAATCTTCCGAGTGCTAAGAGTGAGCGCATTCAGGTGCATCTCGTCGAGCACGACGGCATTGACCAGGTCACGATTTCATCGACCGAGGCAGCGGGGGAGGCCGGGGCATGA
- the mltG gene encoding endolytic transglycosylase MltG, with amino-acid sequence MTHRAEKPRKAKRGWIILLVVVVVLGALGSGVAVLWGSYGDAVLKRFGMVENDYPGPGTGEAVITIYEGELGGDIAETLAEADVVKSSEAFYDLLIEKADTVLVPGSYSLKQQMSAEGALEALLDPENRMQRSVALREGLTVDQTLERLAAGTGVPLEEFEEAAKNVAPYGLPAGVTSLEGWLFPANYEFGPDDDAFVMINTLVQKQRSVLASFDVSDEDAQRVLTTASIVEKEAGTPSDFGKVARVIANRLDTDMLLQMDSTAQYGYGEHADGNVWSSKEALKDDNDWNTYVHKGLPVGPIANPGANAIEATLNPEEGDWLYFVVSPGGTGESTFTSNVKDHEAAVDKYRKWCSETPDSGC; translated from the coding sequence ATGACTCATCGTGCTGAAAAACCCCGAAAGGCAAAGCGGGGGTGGATCATTCTGCTCGTCGTTGTCGTCGTGCTCGGTGCCCTCGGCAGCGGTGTGGCCGTGCTCTGGGGAAGCTACGGCGATGCGGTGCTCAAACGCTTTGGCATGGTCGAGAACGATTACCCGGGACCAGGAACCGGCGAGGCCGTCATCACGATTTACGAGGGTGAGCTTGGCGGCGACATCGCCGAGACCCTGGCTGAGGCAGACGTGGTCAAGAGCTCAGAGGCCTTCTACGATCTGTTGATCGAGAAAGCCGACACGGTTTTGGTTCCCGGTAGTTACTCTCTCAAACAGCAGATGAGTGCCGAGGGAGCTCTTGAAGCGCTCCTCGACCCTGAGAACCGAATGCAGCGTTCGGTGGCGTTACGCGAGGGGCTCACGGTTGACCAGACGCTTGAACGCCTCGCAGCCGGCACCGGGGTGCCGCTTGAGGAGTTCGAAGAGGCGGCCAAGAACGTCGCTCCGTACGGGCTTCCGGCTGGCGTCACCTCGCTCGAAGGGTGGCTGTTTCCCGCCAACTATGAGTTTGGTCCAGACGATGACGCTTTTGTCATGATCAACACGCTCGTGCAAAAGCAGCGGTCGGTTCTTGCATCGTTTGATGTGAGCGATGAAGACGCTCAGCGGGTGCTCACGACCGCGTCGATTGTTGAGAAGGAAGCGGGAACGCCGAGCGACTTCGGCAAGGTCGCACGGGTCATCGCGAACCGCCTCGACACCGACATGCTCCTGCAAATGGATTCGACCGCGCAGTACGGTTACGGCGAGCACGCCGACGGCAACGTGTGGTCATCGAAAGAAGCCCTGAAAGACGATAACGACTGGAACACCTACGTGCACAAGGGGCTGCCGGTCGGGCCTATCGCCAACCCAGGCGCCAACGCGATCGAGGCAACCCTGAACCCAGAAGAGGGCGATTGGCTGTACTTTGTCGTGTCACCGGGCGGTACGGGAGAGTCGACTTTCACCTCAAACGTGAAAGACCACGAGGCGGCCGTCGACAAGTATCGCAAGTGGTGCAGCGAAACCCCCGATAGCGGGTGCTGA
- a CDS encoding aspartate carbamoyltransferase catalytic subunit, whose product MKHLLDTRTLGRDAALRILDTAEDMAATQHREVKKLPTLRGKSVVNLFFEDSTRTRISFEAAAKRLSADVINFSAKGSSVSKGESLKDTAQTLQAIGADGVVIRHHASGAPQRLAESGWIEAGVLNAGDGTHEHPTQALLDAFTLRKRLFGAESRGRDLDGISVAIVGDIAHSRVARSNLWLLTTLGAHVTLVAPETLQPYGVRAWPATIRHSLDEAIREDTPDVVMMLRIQGERMHHAFFPNEREYARNWGLDDRRFAALPEHSLIMHPGPMNRGLEISSAAADSDRSTVLDQVSSGVSVRMAALYLLLSGDKEQTHA is encoded by the coding sequence ATGAAGCACCTACTCGACACAAGAACGCTTGGTCGCGATGCCGCCCTGCGCATTCTCGACACCGCCGAAGACATGGCTGCGACCCAGCACCGCGAGGTCAAGAAGCTGCCCACGCTTCGTGGCAAGTCGGTCGTGAACCTCTTCTTCGAAGACTCGACGCGCACCCGCATCTCATTCGAGGCCGCCGCGAAGCGCCTGAGCGCCGACGTGATCAACTTCAGCGCCAAGGGTTCGTCGGTGTCTAAGGGCGAGTCGCTCAAAGACACCGCGCAAACGTTGCAGGCCATTGGCGCCGACGGCGTCGTCATTCGTCACCACGCCTCGGGCGCTCCGCAGCGCCTCGCAGAGTCGGGGTGGATCGAGGCCGGCGTCCTGAACGCCGGCGACGGAACGCACGAACACCCGACCCAGGCACTGCTTGACGCTTTCACGCTGCGCAAACGCCTCTTTGGTGCTGAGAGCCGCGGGCGTGATCTCGACGGCATCTCTGTCGCGATCGTTGGCGACATTGCCCACTCGCGGGTCGCGAGGTCGAACCTCTGGCTCCTCACGACGCTTGGCGCCCATGTGACGCTCGTCGCTCCAGAAACGCTGCAACCCTACGGCGTTCGAGCCTGGCCTGCGACGATTCGGCACTCGCTCGATGAGGCAATTCGCGAAGATACCCCAGACGTCGTCATGATGCTGCGCATTCAGGGCGAGCGCATGCACCACGCGTTCTTCCCGAACGAGCGCGAATACGCCCGCAACTGGGGCCTCGATGACCGCAGATTCGCGGCGCTCCCAGAGCACTCACTCATCATGCACCCGGGGCCCATGAACCGTGGCCTTGAAATTTCATCTGCCGCAGCCGACTCTGATCGATCGACCGTGCTCGATCAGGTGTCGAGTGGCGTATCGGTTCGTATGGCGGCACTGTACCTGCTGCTTTCAGGAGACAAGGAGCAAACGCATGCCTAA
- the aroB gene encoding 3-dehydroquinate synthase, with translation MTDATRIQVTGETRYDVVVGHGLQDEVVSALGQQVAKVLIVHTGSVGRIAEELRVALSETYHQVLIAEIPDAENSKRVEVAAFCWTLLGQADFTRSDAIIGIGGGAATDLAGFVAATWLRGVKLVQIPTTVIGAVDAALGGKTGINTSEGKNLVGVFYPPARVICDLDHLQTLPDNEIRAGFAEVVKCGFIEDPRILEIIEADVDVATNPSSPEFRELIERTIAVKAAVVSEDFTETGVRENLNYGHTLGHAIEHAERYQWRHGVAVSIGMMFAAELGRLAGSLSDEVVDRHKAILTSLGLPVTYGAGRWEGLLATMQRDKKARAGMLRFIVLDDIGKPRVLAGVDPSMLQFAYQAIGS, from the coding sequence GTGACTGACGCAACCCGTATTCAAGTGACCGGAGAAACCCGCTACGACGTGGTCGTCGGGCACGGGCTGCAGGACGAGGTCGTGAGCGCTCTCGGGCAGCAGGTTGCGAAGGTGCTCATCGTGCACACGGGCTCGGTGGGGCGCATCGCCGAAGAGCTGCGCGTCGCGCTCTCTGAGACATACCATCAGGTGCTTATTGCCGAGATTCCCGACGCCGAGAACTCGAAGCGTGTCGAAGTAGCAGCCTTCTGCTGGACGTTGCTCGGCCAGGCTGACTTCACGCGCAGCGACGCGATCATTGGTATTGGCGGGGGAGCGGCCACCGACCTTGCGGGCTTTGTTGCTGCGACCTGGCTTCGCGGCGTCAAGCTCGTGCAGATTCCCACGACCGTCATTGGCGCGGTTGATGCAGCGCTCGGCGGCAAGACCGGCATCAATACCTCTGAGGGCAAGAACCTCGTCGGTGTCTTCTACCCGCCGGCAAGAGTTATCTGTGACCTCGATCACCTGCAGACCCTGCCCGATAACGAGATTCGCGCGGGTTTCGCCGAGGTCGTGAAGTGCGGGTTCATCGAAGATCCACGTATCCTCGAGATCATCGAGGCCGACGTCGACGTTGCGACCAACCCCTCGAGTCCCGAGTTTCGCGAGCTCATCGAGCGCACCATCGCGGTCAAGGCCGCGGTCGTGAGTGAAGACTTCACCGAGACCGGAGTGCGCGAGAACCTCAACTACGGGCACACGCTCGGCCACGCGATTGAGCACGCCGAACGGTACCAGTGGCGCCACGGTGTTGCTGTCTCGATCGGTATGATGTTTGCCGCAGAGCTCGGCCGTCTCGCGGGTTCGCTCTCAGACGAGGTCGTCGACCGTCACAAGGCGATTCTCACCTCGCTCGGCCTACCGGTGACCTACGGTGCTGGCCGCTGGGAGGGCCTGCTCGCGACGATGCAGCGCGACAAGAAGGCGCGCGCAGGCATGCTGCGTTTCATCGTGCTCGATGACATCGGCAAGCCTCGCGTGCTCGCGGGCGTCGACCCCTCAATGCTGCAGTTCGCATACCAGGCAATCGGGAGCTAG
- the aroC gene encoding chorismate synthase, producing MLRWLTAGESHGPELIAVLEGMPAGLPITMQELRDDLARRKLGYGRGSRMKFEQDELSLSGGVVQGRSIGGPIAIRVGNTEWAKWVEVMSAEPTELSEKSRGRGAALTRPRPGHADLVGMQKYGFDEARPVLERASARETAARVALGAVAKAFLRELGIELVSHTVAIGPVQVPTGTPLPVPGDVDRLDADPLRCFDEATSALMVTEVDETKKSGDTVGGIVEVIAYGLPAGLGSYVHWDRRIDSKLAAAIMGIQAIKGVEFGDGFETTRRRGSVAHDELHMRDGKIVRETDRAGGIEGGMTTGQPLRVRAGMKPIATVPHALPTIDIATGEQAKAHHQRSDVCAVPAAGVVAEAMVALTLADAMVEKFGGDSVAETKRNLDAYLANIPETLSTAGEQ from the coding sequence ATGCTGCGTTGGCTTACTGCTGGAGAATCACACGGACCCGAACTGATTGCTGTTCTTGAGGGCATGCCCGCTGGGCTGCCCATCACGATGCAAGAGCTCAGAGATGACCTTGCGCGTCGCAAGCTCGGTTATGGCCGTGGCTCACGAATGAAATTTGAACAGGACGAACTCTCGCTCTCGGGCGGTGTTGTGCAGGGCCGAAGCATTGGCGGCCCGATCGCGATTCGCGTTGGCAACACCGAATGGGCGAAATGGGTCGAGGTGATGAGCGCCGAACCGACCGAGCTCTCTGAGAAGTCACGTGGCCGTGGTGCTGCGCTGACGCGCCCGCGCCCCGGCCACGCCGACCTCGTCGGTATGCAAAAGTACGGCTTTGACGAGGCTCGGCCGGTGCTTGAGCGCGCCAGCGCTCGAGAGACTGCCGCGAGGGTTGCCCTCGGCGCGGTAGCCAAAGCTTTCCTGCGAGAGCTCGGGATCGAGCTCGTGAGCCACACCGTTGCGATTGGGCCCGTGCAGGTTCCCACAGGCACACCGCTTCCTGTCCCGGGCGATGTTGATCGACTCGATGCCGATCCGCTTCGCTGCTTCGACGAAGCGACAAGCGCGTTGATGGTTACCGAAGTCGACGAGACGAAGAAGTCGGGCGACACCGTTGGCGGCATCGTCGAGGTGATCGCTTACGGCTTGCCGGCTGGGCTCGGCTCGTACGTGCACTGGGATCGCCGTATCGACAGCAAACTCGCCGCCGCGATCATGGGCATCCAGGCGATTAAGGGCGTTGAGTTTGGCGACGGCTTTGAGACGACGCGTCGCCGCGGTTCAGTCGCACACGATGAGCTGCACATGCGTGACGGCAAGATCGTTCGTGAGACCGATCGCGCCGGTGGTATCGAGGGTGGCATGACCACGGGTCAGCCCCTTCGGGTGCGCGCCGGCATGAAGCCTATCGCAACGGTTCCTCACGCGTTGCCGACCATCGATATCGCGACGGGTGAGCAGGCGAAGGCCCACCACCAGCGCAGCGACGTGTGTGCGGTTCCGGCCGCGGGCGTTGTGGCCGAGGCGATGGTTGCCCTGACGCTTGCCGACGCGATGGTCGAGAAGTTCGGCGGCGACAGCGTTGCCGAGACGAAGCGCAATCTCGACGCGTACCTCGCGAACATTCCCGAGACACTCAGCACGGCAGGGGAACAGTGA
- the nusB gene encoding transcription antitermination factor NusB: protein MSARTKARKRALDMLFQADLREIEIPQVIEAEAQRAAQEPDRMGSWLYAREITDGVHDHGEEIDALIVKYAEGWSLERMPHVDRALLRLASWEILHNDEVPAAVAITEAVLLAQEYSTDDSSRFINGVLGNIATHAE from the coding sequence TTGAGCGCACGAACGAAAGCGCGCAAGCGCGCACTAGATATGTTGTTTCAGGCCGACCTGCGAGAAATCGAGATTCCACAGGTCATTGAGGCTGAAGCCCAACGTGCAGCGCAGGAGCCCGATCGCATGGGCTCCTGGCTGTACGCCCGAGAGATCACCGACGGTGTTCACGACCACGGCGAAGAGATCGACGCCCTCATCGTGAAGTACGCCGAGGGCTGGTCACTCGAACGAATGCCTCACGTTGACCGGGCGCTCTTGCGGCTCGCCAGCTGGGAGATCTTACATAACGACGAGGTTCCCGCCGCAGTGGCCATCACCGAGGCGGTTCTTCTCGCACAGGAGTACTCGACCGACGATTCAAGCCGTTTTATTAACGGTGTGCTGGGAAATATCGCGACACACGCTGAATGA
- the efp gene encoding elongation factor P gives MATSNDIKNGTVIKDSGQLWSVVEFQHVKPGKGGAFVRTKQKNIVSGKIIDKTYNAGAKIETATVDRRDFQYLYKDGADFVFMDLSDYDQLTVPAVVVGDGENYMLENLNVQIGMHEGEPLYIELPASVILEVTYTEPGLQGDRSTGGTKPAKVETGYEIQVPLFLETGTKVKIDTRTGDYLGRVND, from the coding sequence ATGGCAACCTCGAACGATATTAAGAACGGTACCGTCATTAAAGACAGCGGCCAGCTCTGGAGCGTTGTTGAGTTTCAACACGTAAAGCCGGGCAAGGGCGGCGCGTTCGTGCGCACCAAGCAGAAGAACATCGTCTCGGGCAAGATCATCGATAAGACCTACAACGCCGGTGCAAAGATCGAGACGGCCACCGTTGACCGCCGCGATTTCCAGTACCTGTACAAAGATGGCGCTGACTTCGTGTTCATGGACCTCTCTGACTACGATCAGCTCACGGTTCCCGCCGTTGTCGTCGGCGACGGCGAGAACTACATGCTCGAAAACCTCAACGTGCAGATCGGCATGCACGAGGGCGAGCCCCTCTACATCGAGCTGCCAGCATCGGTCATTCTTGAGGTCACCTACACCGAGCCAGGCCTGCAGGGCGACCGCTCGACCGGTGGCACGAAGCCCGCAAAGGTCGAGACCGGCTACGAGATTCAGGTTCCCCTCTTCCTCGAGACCGGTACCAAGGTCAAGATCGATACGCGCACGGGCGACTACCTCGGTCGCGTCAACGATTAA
- the ruvX gene encoding Holliday junction resolvase RuvX: protein MRVGVRLGIDVGKARIGVAKCDAHGMLATPVETVARDLEGSTDIERIRALIAEYEAIECVVGLPLNMQGQHTASTDDALGFAHRIAALGTAVRLVDERLTTVTAWGQLHATGKNHKKGRGVIDQAAAVVILQHAIDAERLRGEPTGTVLPGTEQEETTS from the coding sequence ATGCGAGTGGGGGTTCGTCTCGGCATTGACGTCGGAAAAGCGCGCATTGGCGTTGCAAAATGCGATGCGCACGGCATGCTCGCGACCCCGGTTGAAACGGTGGCTCGCGATCTCGAAGGCTCGACCGATATCGAGCGTATTCGTGCGCTGATCGCCGAGTACGAGGCTATCGAGTGCGTCGTGGGGCTGCCCCTGAACATGCAGGGGCAGCACACCGCTTCAACTGATGATGCGCTCGGCTTTGCGCACCGTATTGCCGCTCTCGGTACCGCCGTCAGGCTTGTCGACGAGCGGCTTACGACCGTGACCGCCTGGGGGCAGTTACACGCGACCGGTAAAAACCATAAGAAAGGCCGCGGCGTCATCGACCAGGCCGCAGCCGTTGTGATCTTGCAACACGCTATTGATGCCGAGCGACTGCGCGGGGAGCCTACCGGCACCGTGCTTCCCGGCACCGAACAGGAGGAAACCACCTCATGA
- a CDS encoding type II 3-dehydroquinate dehydratase — protein sequence MQEILVLNGPNLGMLGAREPEVYGHATLDDLRELLEARKTAEQRIEVRQTGDEAELIGWIHEAFHRGCDVILNPAAFTHYSYGLRDAAAMLQGTSRLIEVHISNPHTREAFRHMSTISGVATGVIAGFGFQSYVLALSALTD from the coding sequence ATGCAAGAGATTCTCGTTCTCAACGGCCCAAACCTGGGCATGCTCGGCGCACGCGAACCCGAGGTGTACGGCCACGCGACCCTCGACGATCTGCGTGAGTTGCTTGAAGCACGCAAGACCGCAGAGCAACGCATTGAGGTGCGCCAAACTGGTGACGAGGCAGAGCTCATCGGGTGGATCCACGAGGCTTTTCACCGTGGTTGCGACGTGATTCTCAACCCGGCGGCATTTACCCACTACTCGTACGGCCTGCGCGACGCAGCCGCGATGCTGCAGGGCACCTCGCGGCTCATCGAGGTGCATATCTCGAACCCGCATACTCGCGAGGCTTTTCGGCATATGAGCACCATTAGCGGCGTGGCAACCGGCGTGATCGCTGGCTTTGGGTTTCAATCGTATGTGCTCGCTCTCAGCGCGCTCACCGACTGA
- a CDS encoding dihydroorotase, with translation MPNAGQILITNVTRAQDLTEAGKGVGEAKTVDILVDGGRIVRVGQGIENTEARVIDATGLIAMTGLVDLHTHLREPGFEQSETVLTGTRAAAAGGFTTVYAMANTMPVSDTAGVVEQVQALGQAAGYATVRPIGAVTAGLEGERLSEIGAMAQSRAGVTVFSDDGKCVHDSLLMRRALEYVKTFDGVIAQHAQDPRLTENAQMNEGELSSQLGLAGWPAVAEEWIIARDVLLAEHIGARLHICHLSTAGSVEVVRWAKERGVNVTAEVTPHHLILTEDKAVSYDPIFKVNPPLRRDADVKALRQAVADGIIDIIATDHAPHPSETKECEWDSAAFGMVGLESALPIAMLTLIEEGTVSWQRLEHLLSHTPASIGKLEGHPASLDEGEVADLVLVDPSASSTFSVADLKGLSLNSPFLGMQLPGRVHTTIRHGYLTLDQGVLVDEATVAQAAKENLS, from the coding sequence ATGCCTAACGCGGGCCAGATACTGATTACCAACGTCACGAGGGCGCAAGACCTCACCGAGGCTGGCAAGGGCGTCGGCGAAGCCAAGACCGTCGACATCCTGGTCGATGGGGGCCGCATCGTTCGCGTGGGTCAGGGCATCGAGAACACCGAGGCGCGAGTCATCGACGCAACGGGACTCATCGCGATGACGGGGCTCGTTGACCTGCACACGCACCTTCGCGAGCCGGGCTTCGAGCAGTCTGAGACCGTGTTGACGGGCACCAGGGCAGCCGCCGCCGGCGGCTTCACGACCGTCTACGCCATGGCCAACACCATGCCCGTCTCTGACACCGCGGGCGTCGTTGAGCAGGTACAAGCACTCGGCCAGGCCGCAGGGTATGCCACGGTTCGCCCGATCGGCGCGGTCACGGCGGGGCTTGAAGGCGAGCGCCTCAGCGAAATCGGCGCGATGGCGCAGTCACGCGCGGGCGTGACCGTCTTCTCTGACGACGGAAAGTGCGTTCACGACTCACTGCTCATGCGACGCGCCCTTGAGTACGTGAAAACGTTCGACGGGGTCATCGCGCAACACGCGCAGGATCCGCGTCTCACCGAGAATGCCCAGATGAACGAGGGCGAGCTCTCGAGTCAGCTCGGACTCGCCGGCTGGCCCGCGGTTGCCGAGGAATGGATTATCGCGCGCGACGTGCTGCTCGCAGAGCACATCGGGGCGCGACTGCACATCTGCCACCTCTCAACCGCAGGCTCGGTCGAGGTCGTGCGCTGGGCCAAGGAGCGCGGCGTGAACGTCACCGCTGAGGTAACGCCTCACCACCTCATTCTTACCGAAGACAAGGCCGTGAGCTACGACCCGATCTTCAAGGTCAACCCACCGCTTCGTCGCGATGCCGACGTGAAAGCGCTGAGGCAAGCGGTTGCCGATGGCATCATCGACATCATTGCCACTGACCACGCACCGCACCCCAGTGAAACCAAGGAGTGCGAGTGGGACTCGGCGGCGTTTGGCATGGTTGGCCTCGAATCGGCTCTGCCCATCGCGATGCTCACGCTGATTGAAGAAGGCACCGTGAGTTGGCAGCGGCTCGAGCACCTGCTCTCACACACCCCGGCCTCCATCGGCAAACTCGAGGGGCACCCAGCGTCGCTCGACGAGGGAGAGGTCGCTGACCTCGTGCTCGTCGACCCGAGCGCCTCGAGCACCTTTAGTGTTGCTGACCTCAAGGGGCTCAGCCTGAACTCGCCGTTTCTCGGCATGCAACTTCCCGGGCGGGTGCACACCACCATTCGCCACGGGTACCTCACCCTCGATCAAGGTGTGCTCGTTGACGAAGCAACGGTCGCCCAGGCAGCAAAGGAGAACCTCTCATGA
- a CDS encoding shikimate kinase, with the protein MPSPPPLVQGNPDVLGLDRAVVLVGPMAAGKTSLGKRLARALNIPFVDSDARIVQQHGVITQIFEQQGESAFREMEATVIAAELARKGPRVLALGGGAVLTERTRQLLRNHPVLLLMTTEKAVLKTANLSRRPLLKNDPGAWQRILDQRRPLYEEVADVTFRTDRFSQSALTEVAANWITTWASEHLVDTLPMNDEDKEA; encoded by the coding sequence GTGCCGTCGCCGCCACCACTCGTGCAGGGCAACCCCGATGTGCTCGGGCTTGACCGCGCGGTCGTGCTCGTCGGCCCGATGGCTGCGGGTAAGACGAGTCTCGGCAAGAGACTCGCACGTGCGCTCAACATTCCTTTTGTTGACTCTGACGCTCGCATCGTGCAGCAGCACGGTGTGATCACCCAGATCTTCGAGCAGCAGGGTGAGAGTGCGTTTCGCGAGATGGAGGCAACCGTCATCGCGGCGGAGCTGGCGCGCAAGGGCCCGCGGGTGCTTGCGCTCGGCGGTGGAGCGGTGCTTACCGAGCGCACCAGGCAGCTGCTTCGCAACCACCCGGTGCTGCTGCTCATGACGACCGAGAAGGCCGTGCTCAAAACGGCGAACCTTTCGCGCAGGCCCCTGCTCAAAAACGACCCCGGGGCGTGGCAGCGCATTCTCGACCAGCGCAGGCCCCTCTACGAAGAGGTTGCCGACGTGACCTTTCGTACTGACCGCTTCTCGCAGAGTGCACTCACCGAGGTTGCGGCAAACTGGATTACGACGTGGGCGAGCGAGCACCTCGTCGACACCCTCCCGATGAACGACGAAGATAAAGAGGCATAG